A stretch of Telopea speciosissima isolate NSW1024214 ecotype Mountain lineage chromosome 11, Tspe_v1, whole genome shotgun sequence DNA encodes these proteins:
- the LOC122646007 gene encoding beta-glucosidase BoGH3B-like codes for MVKIGSATALEVLGTGMPYAFAPCIAVCRDPRWGRCYESYSEDTQIVRSMSKIILGLQGYPTHNHTLGYPFVASGGKKVLACAKHYAGDGGTQGGVDAHNTVTTYDDLYRIHMTPYIDAIAMGVSTIMASYSSWNGIKMHANSFLLTRILKQEMSFQGMVISDWEAIDRMTNPPGSHYKESLKAAINAGIDMVMIPYKYQQYLTYMTELVSSGEIPISRIDDAVRRILRVKFILGLFEQPMADRSLHSMVGHKKHRELARQAVRKSLVLLKNGKGEEKMLPLSKNAPKILVVGSHAHNIGYQCGGWTVSWKGTSGNITKGTTILEGIKRAVSKQTQVVFQEKPDKQFVNENRDSSYAIVVVGELPYAETDGDSKELRLALDGGETIKTVCKEVKCLVIVVSGRPVVIEPYVDMMEALVAAWLPGSEAGAGIADVIFGDYDFQGKLPITWFRRVDQLPMNFGDPYYDPLYPFGYGLQTGIQSHKRGHGVSSSSTSSFSSI; via the exons ATGGTGAAGATCGGAAGTGCCACTGCTTTGGAGGTTCTGGGCACCGGAATGCCGTACGCTTTTGCTCCCTGTATTGCt GTGTGTAGGGATCCTCGTTGGGGTCGGTGTTACGAGAGCTACAGCGAGGATACGCAGATTGTGAGGAGCATGTCCAAGATCATACTAGGCCTACAGGGCTACCCTACTCACAATCATACCCTTGGTTACCCCTTCGTCGCTTCTGG GGGAAAGAAAGTGCTGGCTTGTGCAAAACACTACGCCGGTGATGGTGGGACACAAGGAGGGGTAGACGCGCACAACACGGTGACCACATATGACGACTtgtatcgcatccacatgaccCCTTATATTGATGCAATCGCCATGGGGGTGTCAACTATCATGGCTTCTTACTCTAGCTGGAACGGGATTAAGATGCATGCCAACTCTTTCCTCCTCACTCGCATTCTCAAACAAGAGATGTCCTTCCAG GGTATGGTCATATCAGACTGGGAAGCAATTGACCGGATGACCAACCCACCCGGTTCACACTACAAAGAAAGCCTGAAGGCAGCCATCAACGCTGGAATCGACATGGTCATGATCCCTTACAAATACCAACAATACCTCACATACATGACAGAGCTTGTGTCGTCCGGCGAGATTCCGATCAGCAGGATTGACGATGCTGTGAGGCGAATCCTAAGGGTGAAGTTCATTCTTGGGCTTTTTGAACAGCCCATGGCTGACCGGTCTCTCCATTCCATGGTTGGACACAAG AAACATAGGGAATTGGCAAGACAAGCCGTGAGGAAGAGCTTGGTGTTGTTGAAGAACgggaagggagaggagaagatgcTTCCTTTGAGTAAGAATGCGCCCAAGATCCTTGTGGTTGGGTCTCATGCACACAACATCGGCTACCAATGTGGAGGATGGACTGTTTCATGGAAGGGCACCTCAGGCAATATCACCAAAGGAACAACCATCTTAGAAGGCATCAAGAGGGCTGTTAGCAAGCAGACCCAGGTCGTGTTCCAAGAAAAACCCGACAAGCAATTTGTTAATGAGAACCGGGATTCTTCCTATGCGATTGTGGTTGTCGGTGAGCTCCCATATGCGGAAACAGACGGTGATAGCAAAGAGCTTAGACTAGCACTGGACGGAGGGGAGACTATCAAGACTGTGTGCAAGGAGGTGAAATGTCTGGTTATCGTTGTGTCCGGTCGACCCGTTGTGATAGAGCCTTATGTTGACATGATGGAGGCATTGGTGGCTGCTTGGCTTCCAGGGAGTGAAGCTGGAGCAGGGATTGCTGATGTGATATTTGGGGATTATGATTTCCAAGGTAAGCTTCCGATCACATGGTTCCGGCGGGTCGACCAGCTGCCGATGAATTTTGGGGATCCATATTATGACCCACTGTACCCGTTTGGGTATGGGCTCCAGACGGGTATCCAATCACACAAAAGAGGCCATGGTGTTTCATCTTCCTCTACATCTTCTTTTTCATCTATTTGA